ATCATTTCTTCTTTCACGCAAAGGAGGTATTTTTATCGGATAAACATTTAACCTGAACCAGAGATCTTCCCTGAATTGCTTTGTAACAACCATATTTTTTAAATCTCTGTTTGTAGCAGCTATAATTCTTACATCTACAGGTACGGATGCGGTGCCGCCAACCCGTTCTATTTGCTTATCCTGCAAAACACGAAGAAGCCTTGTTTGAGCCTCAAGCGGAAGTTCTCCGATTTCATCAAGCAGTATTGTACCTTTATGCGCTCTCTCAAACCTGCCGCGCTTCTGAAATAAAGCTCCTGTAAAAGCACCTTTTTCATGTCCGAAAAGCTCTGAGTCAATCAGGCTATCCGGAATAGCGCCGCAATTTATTTTGATAAAAGGCTGATTTTTCCTGTGGGAAGAATAATGGATGGCATTTGCAATAACTTCTTTTCCTACTCCTGTTTCGCCGAGTAAAAGAACAGGAATATTTTCAGGAGCAACTTGTCTTACCATATCGAAAACGGCTTTCAGCCCAGCGCTTTTACCTATTATCTCATCGCCTGAAATACGAAGCATCTCCTTATGAAGATAACGATTGTCATCTACTAGCATTTCTTTTAGCTTTAAAAGCTCCTGATGCCGAAGAGCATTTGACATGGCAATCGCAAAAGGGTCATGCAGCATGGATAAAAGGTGTGCATGTTCGTTTTCGTAATGGTCTGCTCCGATTAAATAAGTTACCAGAGCAAACAGCCTTTTATCAGAAATTTTTAAGCGCATTGTCATCGTGGACATATCTGGTCTTTCAAGAAACACTTTCATCTTGCTGGTGGCCGGAAAAGATATCGGCTGGTTTATTATCAAAACATCATCAAGACTTGCCCAATAGGTTTCTATCTCGGATCGCATTTCAGCAGGCAAAGGTATGTTCCTTTCTACTTTTGCAATATTATGACGGCTGACCTGGGCAAGTGTTTCAATTGCTGGCATACCCGGCTGGCCAAGAACAAGGCTCATGCCTGTAAGCGGCATAAAGTTTTCCATATATTCAAAAGCCTTCCACAGTGCTGTGTCAATATCAAGACTGCCGCAAATTCTCATTGTTGCCTGCCGAAAAAATTCGTTTGCATCTATATCCATAAATCCTCTGGATTTTTGTTTGCTTGTTTAAACAGTTAGTTAGAGATTAGATATTATATATCATATACATTGTTTAAATAAAAATATTATTATTTATATTAAAAGATATACTTTCGGGTTATAAATGTATCATATTGTAATTATATATAATAAAATTTTGGCACGATTTAAGCATTTAATGAAAGGTGAATAATAATGATGAGCAAATATATTTAAAAGAAAAAAATCCCTGTTTCAGCTTTTTGAACTGCAAAAGAAAGGACTTTAGCTATGAGTGACCAATTCAACTATTTATTTACTCCGATTAAAATCGGCACAAAGACTGTAAAAAACAGGATCTATTTCGGACCCCACGGGACGATGATGGCTGATCAGAATTACATCATGGACGACAGGTATATTGAGTACTTGAGAGCAAGAGCCCAAGGTGGAGCCGGGTTGATAATTGCCGGGATGATGACCGTAATGCAAAATGCCAGGGATTTGGCGGGTATTCAGGAAATTCATGATGAAAGAGTTATTCCCATGTTAAAAATGCTTGCCGATGCATTGCACAATGAAGGAGCTGTTGCGCTGGTTCAGCTTTGTCATACAGGAAGAGAATCTGATCCTGAGTTAAGCCGTCTTCCTGCCTGGTCGGCGTCTGCTGTTCCATCCGGGGCCATGTTTCGTGATGTTCCCAAAGAAATGGAAACAGAAGATATACGGGAAGTAGTAAAGGCATTTGAAAGAGCGGCCCGGTTTGTCAAAGAAGCCGGTCTGGACGGTGTGGAAATACACGGCGGATCGGGCTATCTGCCCCAGCAGTTTATGTCTCCTATCACAAACTTTAGAACGGATGAATATGGCGGAAGCCTTGATAACAGACTCAGGTTTCCCATGGAATTAGTTGATGCGATTCACGATGCTATAGGTGATGATCTTGTTTTGGGATTCAGGCTTTCAGGTGATGATTTTGTGCCGGGTGGAAACAGCATAGATGATTATAAGGAGATAGCCCAAAAGCTTGAGGCAACCGGAAAGATCGATTTTATTCATGTAGGCGGCCCGTTTTATGAAGGTATATACGGTCTTGGCATGGGCATGCAGGTACCGTTGGGGTTTTATACTCCGCATTCAGTAGGATTTAAAGAGGTAGTAGATCTTCCGGTATTAAACGATTTCAGGATCAATGATCCGGTTCAGGGAGAAAAGATTCTGGCCAATGGTCAGGGTGATATGGTGGGTATGGTTCGGGCTCTTATAGCCGATCCCGAGCTTCCAAATAAAGCCAGGGAGGGAAGAATAGAAGAAATCCGTTCATGTATAGCCTGTGATCAGGGTTGCATAGGCCGTGCTTTTAAAGGAAAGGCGCTAACCTGTCTCCAGAATGCAACAGTTGGTCTTGAATTAAAGATAGGAAAGCTTGAGCCTGTGACTGCCAAAAACAAGATACTTATTGTTGGCGGAGGTCCTGCCGGTATGGAGACTGCCCGTGTGGCAAAGTTAAGGGGCCATGATGTAGTACTTTATGAAATGGAGAATGAACTGGGCGGTCAGGTGAACATAGCCGCAAAAGTACAAAGCAGGGCTGAATTTGCCGGAATTACCAGGTATCTTGTAAAGCAGATGGAAATACTAGGTGTTAAAGTTAATACAGGAGTTGCCGTAACACCAGAGCTGGTAGCAAAAGAAAATCCTGATGCAGTTGTTATTGCAACAGGTTCAAAGCCTTTTAAACCGCCCATACCGGGTGCAGATCAGGACAATGTGTTTAGTGTATGGGATGTATTGCTTGAAAAAGCCGATATTGGTGAAAACGTTGTTGTAGTAGATGGCGGTGAGTCTCACTGGCCTTGTTGCAGTGTGGCTGAGTACCTGGCTGACAAGGGCAAGAAGGTAGAGATAATAACTCCTTTATTGTTTGTAGGTATGGAGCTTGCCGCAACGGCTGATTTGATGCCGTTTTATGTGAGAGTCAGATCAAAAGGTGTGGAGTTTAAGACCAACCTGCATTTAATGGCAATTTCGGGAAATACATTAACATTTCTTGATGTGTATGCCGGAGTTCCAAAAACTATAGAGGGTGTGGATACAATAGTACTTGCTGCCGGAAACCGTGCAGATGATCAGCTTTACAAAGAATTGAAAGGAAAAGTAAAGAAGCTTCACAGGGTAGGCGATTGCGTATCACCGAGAAGGGCCCTTGAAGCTATTTATGAAGGATATAATCTGGGAAGAATTTTATAGCACTCAGGTTCGCAGTTCAAGGTTCACGGTTCAAGGTTTATGGTTAGCGGTTCAGGGTTCAAGGTTCACAGTTCAAGGTTTATGGTTCAGGGTTAAGAGGCATGAAGGCTCAAGACTACAAACTGTGAACCTTGAACCTGGAACCTTCAACCTGGAACCTTCAACCTGGAACCTTGAACCTGGAACCCTGAACCTGAAACCCATGAACCTGAGTAGTATTTTACTCTTTGTGTAACAAACCCATCTTTCTCATTTTACTTCTAAGCGTGCTGGGGTTTACTTCGAGAAGTTCTGCGGCTCCTCCACTACCGTTAATTTTGCCCCCGGTCTTTTTTAATACGTTTTGAATATGCCAGGATATCAGCTTGTCAATTCCCATCGGTACATGATTGTCTGTATTGACATCCTGTGAAATCAATTTGTTAATATCGGACTGCGGGAAAACAATTTTCATTATCTCTTTAATATGCAAAGAAATATCATTTATTGCTGAAGTTGTGTGCTCCTGTGTTTTAGTTTTAGGTGGTTCAGATTCAAATTGCTGGGATAAAGCATCTTCAAAAATCATTGGACCCGAAATATTTTGTCCCTGATGTTGAATTAATATTCGTTCCACATAGTTTTCAAGTTCGCGTACATTGCCGGGCCAGCTATAAGATTTTAGTTGTTCAATAACTGCCGGATCAATTGTAGGAGGATGAGACAGATTTCGTTCAACAGATTTTCTGTTAATAAAATAATAAATAAGATCCGGAATATCTTTTATTCTTTCCCTTAATGGCGGGATCTTGATGGGGTAAACGTTTAGCCTGAACCAGAGATCTTCCCTGAACAGCTTTGAAATAACCATATTTTTAAGATCTCTGTTTGTGGCGGCAATAATTCTGACATTTATTGGTATTGGCGTGGTACCTCCAACACGTTCTATCTGTTTATCCTGTAATACACGTAAAAGTCTTACCTGTGCTTCAAGTGGCAGTTCACCTATTTCATCTAAAAGTATAGTTCCTTTGTCAGCACGTTCAAACCTGCCGCGTTTTTGGGCTAACGCTCCGGTAAAAGCGCCTTTTTCATGGCCGAAAAGCTCGGAGTCAATCAATGTGTCAGGTATGGCGCCACAATTAACCTTAATAAAAGGCTGGTTTTTTCTGGGAGAAGAATAATGAATCGCATTTGCGATTACTTCTTTTCCAACTCCTGTTTCACCAAGAAGAAGCACAGGAATATTCACGGGAGCAACTTGTTCGACCGTATCGAAAACCTGTTTCAGGCCCGCGTTTTTACCAATTATCTCATCGCCCGAAATACGCCGCATCTCCTGATAAAGATAACGGTTATCATCAGCAAGCATTTCTTTTAACTTTAAAAGCTCCTGATGACGAAGAGCATTTGACATAGCAAGAGCAAAAGGGTCATGCAACATCGAAAGCAGTCGGGCATGTTTGTTTTCGTATTGATCTAATCCGATTAAATAAGTTACGAGAGCAAATAATCTTTTGTCCTGTATTTTAAGCGGAAGAGTCATGGTAGCCATATCAGGTCTATTGATCAGTTTTGTTACTACGTTAAGAGTGGTCGGAAACATCTCGGGCCGGTTTATGATTAAAACATCCTGAAGACTTGACCAGTGTCTTTCAACCTCTGCGCCAATTTCCGGGGTCAATGGTATGATCCGCTTCATCTTTTCTATCTTATGGCGGCTGACCTGAGCCAGTGTTTCTATAGCAGGCATACCCGGCTCACCGAGCACAAGATTCATTCCGGTTAATGGTATAAATTGTTCTAAATATTCCAGAGCCTTCCACATGGCGGTTTCGATATCCAGGCTTCCGCAAATCCTCATTGTAGCCTGACGGAAAAATTCGTTTGCGTCAATATCCATAAAATCCCTCATATTTTATATTAAGTTCTGAAAAAATTAGACTAGCTATATAACACACTTTTTCCGTTTATTATAACTATATTTATTTAATATAGATAGCTGCTAAATGTTAATGTGCATAATATATTGAATATATACGTAATAATATTTTGGCACGATTTAAGCATTGATACTTATAACTGCACAGATTCAAAATGAATATGGATACAAATAAATTATAAATTCAAAATAAAGGAGGCAAAAATGAACAAAGATTATGATTGGAGAGTAGGAGAAAAACCACTCGAAAAACCTGAAGATGCGGAGCCGATCCTGCCGGTGGACCCACCGGAAAAATGGGATCATGAGGCCGATATAGTAGTGGTCGGATCAGGAGGAGGAGGTCTTGCCGGTGCGCTGAAAGCTGCTACGGAAGGATGCTCCGTGATTCTTGTGGAGAAATTGAAATTTACCGGAGGGACAACACAATACGCCGGTGCCTTTTACGCTTACAACAGCAGAATACAGAAAAAAGAAGGAATAGAATGGGATGTAAATGAAATTGCCATGGGCAGCCTGTTTGAAACAGGTTACACAGGCAACATCCACTTGTTTCGCAATATGATACAAAAAAGTGGTGAAGTCGTTGATTGGATAGAAGATCAGGGTTTTGAATGGGAGAATGAAAGAGCAGGATATCCCGCAGTCACCTCCAAAGGCGGCCACGAGAAATTATGTTATATCGCGATAACGGACCTTACTAACTTTCTTGTTGAAAAGTGCAAGGAAAAGGGGGTCAAATTTCAAATTAATACTCAAGTAGACACATTGGTGAAAGATAATGGCAGAATTGTTGGATTAAAAGCCACCGATTCGGAAGGAAAAACCATTTTCGTAAAAGCAAATAAAGCCGTACTTATGGCGGCCGGCGGCATGCAGCACAATCGAAGCCTTCTTAAGCAATATGCGCCTTCAGTTTATAAAGGCGTTGGCAGTGTATCAATGTCTTTGCCGTGCAATACCGGTGAATGTTTCAGGATGGGGATTGGAGTAGGAGCCGATGTAGCAGGATTTGACTCGTGCACCTGCTTTGAGGGGGGAATAGACCTCATGGAGAGCGGCGGCCCATGGTTTAGATTTTTATACTCCGGAGATGTCCAGTTGTCCAGAGCCCCTTGGCTGCACTTAAACAAAGCGTGCGAAAGATTTATGATGATGGACAACAACTTAGGCCAATACATGTTAAGGCCGCCTGCGATGGCGTCACAACCCGGGGGAAGAGCCTATGTAATTTTTGATAACAAGTACGAAGACAATATCTGGAAGATCCAGGATGATGTCCCATTAGGGTTGTCTTGTAAACGCCCTCTCACACAGGATGTGCCGGCAAACGAAATAATTACCAGAAATGAGATGAATGCCCCTAAGGACTGGCGATTAGCAGTAAAAGAATCAATCGACTTAGGAGCAATAAGAGTAGCTAATACATTGGAAGAGCTAGCTGAAAAATTGGGCTTAGATAAGGTTTTGTTCAAGGCAGCCATAGACAAATGGAACAGTTATTGTGATGCAGGTGAAGATCCGGAATTTGATACACCTCCCCGGTTCCTGATACCGATAAAGCACGCTCCTTTCTATGGGCTTAAAGCCGGCGGCAGCATGGGGCCGGTCGGAACCGGTCTAAGGACTAATCAGCACATGCAAGTATTGGATATGGATACGAAGCCTATTCCAGGGTTATACGCCGCATTTTTCACTGCCGGTGGAAGTATAGGACAAAGTAGAATGCCGATGGGCTTTGGTCTTCTCGGTGGTTGCAGTATGTCGACTACTTCCGGTTATACTGCCATCGAACATGCTGTATCACAAAAGTAAGTTTCAAAATAATATCGGAAGGGAAAGCAATTATGAAGCTGGTAGATGGAAACGGCGGAACAATAATGCAGGTAAAAACAATGAAGCGTCAGGATGAGCGACTTGTTGTAAGGGGTATGGCTATGGGCGGTATGCCCATGACGGCCTTTGTGAAACCCGAGGAGTTGTGGAGCGTATTCGATCTGCTCACCTGGGATATAGTAAAGTACATGCCCGTCATGCTTTGGAAAGGCTTTAAGCTAAGCAGGAGTCTTAAAAAAAAGAAATAACAAGGAGGGTTAACATGGAGTTTTCAGGAGAATCAACATTGAAGGAAGTAATGGAAAATGAAGAAAGTAAAGCAGTAATGGAGAAACATATTCCGGGATGCTCGGACAGTCCAATGCTTAAAATGGGATATTCCATGTCATTGGAACTGATAGCAAGTTTGCCTCAAGCCGGTATAAGTTCTGAGACATATCAGGCAATAATAGATGATCTGAGCAAGTTATAAGTTATTTCCAGGCCAGATTCCGGCAAGTTTTAAGAGTTCATATATTTAATATAAATGTACCCGATGAGGAAATCAGCCATGAATATGCCTATGCAATCTTTAACAAAAAGTGAAATGCAAACAAATGTTGTGATTATAGGTGCCGGTCATAACGGCCTTGTGGCATCATGCTATCTTGCGAAAGCCGGATACAAGGTAGTAGTAGTTGAGGCTCAAAAAAATGTTGGTGGCATGACCTCATCCGGTCCGTTTATCAAGTCAGCACCTGAACATATTATCCATCCGTGTGCTGTGGATACTATATTTATACGTACATCAGGTATAATAGAAGAACTGGATTTAAAAAATCACGGCTTTAGTTCAATAGATCATGACCCATCATATGCATATCTTGCTCCGGACGGAGAGTCTATAGCTTTTTGGCGAGATCCTGCAAAAACGGCGGATGAAATCAAAAGAT
This genomic interval from Pseudomonadota bacterium contains the following:
- a CDS encoding FAD-dependent oxidoreductase, which produces MNKDYDWRVGEKPLEKPEDAEPILPVDPPEKWDHEADIVVVGSGGGGLAGALKAATEGCSVILVEKLKFTGGTTQYAGAFYAYNSRIQKKEGIEWDVNEIAMGSLFETGYTGNIHLFRNMIQKSGEVVDWIEDQGFEWENERAGYPAVTSKGGHEKLCYIAITDLTNFLVEKCKEKGVKFQINTQVDTLVKDNGRIVGLKATDSEGKTIFVKANKAVLMAAGGMQHNRSLLKQYAPSVYKGVGSVSMSLPCNTGECFRMGIGVGADVAGFDSCTCFEGGIDLMESGGPWFRFLYSGDVQLSRAPWLHLNKACERFMMMDNNLGQYMLRPPAMASQPGGRAYVIFDNKYEDNIWKIQDDVPLGLSCKRPLTQDVPANEIITRNEMNAPKDWRLAVKESIDLGAIRVANTLEELAEKLGLDKVLFKAAIDKWNSYCDAGEDPEFDTPPRFLIPIKHAPFYGLKAGGSMGPVGTGLRTNQHMQVLDMDTKPIPGLYAAFFTAGGSIGQSRMPMGFGLLGGCSMSTTSGYTAIEHAVSQK
- a CDS encoding FAD-dependent oxidoreductase; protein product: MSDQFNYLFTPIKIGTKTVKNRIYFGPHGTMMADQNYIMDDRYIEYLRARAQGGAGLIIAGMMTVMQNARDLAGIQEIHDERVIPMLKMLADALHNEGAVALVQLCHTGRESDPELSRLPAWSASAVPSGAMFRDVPKEMETEDIREVVKAFERAARFVKEAGLDGVEIHGGSGYLPQQFMSPITNFRTDEYGGSLDNRLRFPMELVDAIHDAIGDDLVLGFRLSGDDFVPGGNSIDDYKEIAQKLEATGKIDFIHVGGPFYEGIYGLGMGMQVPLGFYTPHSVGFKEVVDLPVLNDFRINDPVQGEKILANGQGDMVGMVRALIADPELPNKAREGRIEEIRSCIACDQGCIGRAFKGKALTCLQNATVGLELKIGKLEPVTAKNKILIVGGGPAGMETARVAKLRGHDVVLYEMENELGGQVNIAAKVQSRAEFAGITRYLVKQMEILGVKVNTGVAVTPELVAKENPDAVVIATGSKPFKPPIPGADQDNVFSVWDVLLEKADIGENVVVVDGGESHWPCCSVAEYLADKGKKVEIITPLLFVGMELAATADLMPFYVRVRSKGVEFKTNLHLMAISGNTLTFLDVYAGVPKTIEGVDTIVLAAGNRADDQLYKELKGKVKKLHRVGDCVSPRRALEAIYEGYNLGRIL
- a CDS encoding sigma-54 factor interaction domain-containing protein, whose translation is MDIDANEFFRQATMRICGSLDIDTALWKAFEYMENFMPLTGMSLVLGQPGMPAIETLAQVSRHNIAKVERNIPLPAEMRSEIETYWASLDDVLIINQPISFPATSKMKVFLERPDMSTMTMRLKISDKRLFALVTYLIGADHYENEHAHLLSMLHDPFAIAMSNALRHQELLKLKEMLVDDNRYLHKEMLRISGDEIIGKSAGLKAVFDMVRQVAPENIPVLLLGETGVGKEVIANAIHYSSHRKNQPFIKINCGAIPDSLIDSELFGHEKGAFTGALFQKRGRFERAHKGTILLDEIGELPLEAQTRLLRVLQDKQIERVGGTASVPVDVRIIAATNRDLKNMVVTKQFREDLWFRLNVYPIKIPPLRERRND
- a CDS encoding sigma 54-interacting transcriptional regulator; translated protein: MDIDANEFFRQATMRICGSLDIETAMWKALEYLEQFIPLTGMNLVLGEPGMPAIETLAQVSRHKIEKMKRIIPLTPEIGAEVERHWSSLQDVLIINRPEMFPTTLNVVTKLINRPDMATMTLPLKIQDKRLFALVTYLIGLDQYENKHARLLSMLHDPFALAMSNALRHQELLKLKEMLADDNRYLYQEMRRISGDEIIGKNAGLKQVFDTVEQVAPVNIPVLLLGETGVGKEVIANAIHYSSPRKNQPFIKVNCGAIPDTLIDSELFGHEKGAFTGALAQKRGRFERADKGTILLDEIGELPLEAQVRLLRVLQDKQIERVGGTTPIPINVRIIAATNRDLKNMVISKLFREDLWFRLNVYPIKIPPLRERIKDIPDLIYYFINRKSVERNLSHPPTIDPAVIEQLKSYSWPGNVRELENYVERILIQHQGQNISGPMIFEDALSQQFESEPPKTKTQEHTTSAINDISLHIKEIMKIVFPQSDINKLISQDVNTDNHVPMGIDKLISWHIQNVLKKTGGKINGSGGAAELLEVNPSTLRSKMRKMGLLHKE